A DNA window from Nocardiopsis changdeensis contains the following coding sequences:
- a CDS encoding RapZ C-terminal domain-containing protein: MPASSLPPRLRMISFGYAHGAPLGMWLVWDLRALLDDPAYVLDDLQRQRTGLDPVIAAHVLTTPGALEVAAGTVAALDLLRRRVGAGPAVIGWGCTGGKHRSVAMAEHLAVAARAAGWVVDVVHRDLHRPVLAG; encoded by the coding sequence ATGCCTGCTTCTTCTCTTCCTCCTCGGCTCCGGATGATCTCCTTCGGCTACGCGCACGGTGCTCCACTCGGGATGTGGCTGGTGTGGGACCTGCGGGCCCTCCTGGACGATCCGGCCTACGTACTCGACGACCTCCAGCGCCAGCGGACCGGCTTGGATCCGGTGATCGCAGCCCACGTGCTGACCACGCCCGGCGCGCTGGAGGTGGCCGCGGGCACGGTGGCGGCGCTCGACCTGCTGCGGCGCCGGGTTGGCGCTGGCCCGGCGGTGATCGGCTGGGGGTGTACGGGCGGTAAGCACCGCAGTGTCGCCATGGCCGAACACCTGGCGGTCGCCGCACGGGCGGCCGGGTGGGTGGTCGACGTCGTTCACCGGGACCTGCACCGGCCGGTCCTGGCCGGCTGA